A region of Argentina anserina chromosome 5, drPotAnse1.1, whole genome shotgun sequence DNA encodes the following proteins:
- the LOC126794113 gene encoding uncharacterized protein LOC126794113: MSASMKKCSSNGSEIILTSEEQQTKINDVRKLLGTVPEKLSSYCSDASIARHLRARNWNVKKATKMLKDTLKWRAEYRPEEIRWEDVAREAETGKIYRSNYVDKHGRPVLVMRPSCQNSKSTKGQIRYLVYCMENAILNLPPDQEQMVWLIDFQGFNLSHISVKVTRETAHVLQDKYPERLGLAILYNPPKFFEPFFTLVKPFLEPKTYNKVKFVHAEDVNTKKIMEDLFDIDKLEAAFGGNDTAGFDINKYAERMKEDDKKMPCTTGNPPLAASQPVLTSAALSLDPVKLDSSSDASDNGKTDSPLSHGIEPEIVSERHMAVTASTTNSTDVVDQV; this comes from the exons ATGAGTGCGTCAATGAAAAAGTGTTCTTCGAATGGCTCTGAGATTATTTTAACAAGTGAAGAGCAGCAGACAAAG ATAAATGATGTGAGAAAGTTGTTAGGGACAGTGCCGGAGAAGTTGTCTTCGTACTGTTCTGATGCATCCATTGCAAGGCATTTAAGGGCCAGAAACTGGAATGTCAAGAAGGCTACGAAAATGTTGAAAGATACCTTGAAGTGGAGGGCAGAATACAGACCGGAGGAGATTCGTTGG GAGGACGTAGCTCGTGAAGCAGAGACGGGAAAAATATACAGATCAAATTATGTGGACAAGCATGGGAGACCAGTTCTTGTCATGAGACCGAGTTGCCAG AACTCAAAGTCAACGAAAGGTCAGATACGATATTTGGTATATTGCATGGAGAATGCTATCTTAAATCTTCCACCAGACCAGGAACAGATGGTGTGGCTAATTGATTTTCAAGGCTTCAATTTGTCACATATATCAGTGAAAGTGACTCGTGAAACTGCCCATGTTTTGCAAGACAAATATCCAGAACGCCTAGGCCTTGCAATACTCTACAACCCACCCAAGTTTTTTGAGCCATTCTTTACG TTAGTAAAGCCTTTTCTAGAGCCAAAAACTTACAACAAAGTCAAATTTGTGCATGCGGAAGATGTCAACACCAAGAAGATAATGGAGGACCTATTTGATATTGATAAACTTGAGGCTGCATTTGGCGGAAATGATACTGCAGGttttgatataaataaatatgccGAGAGGATGAAAGAGGATGATAAGAAGATGCCTTGCACAACTGGAAATCCTCCCTTGGCAGCCTCACAACCTGTCCTTACCAGTGCTGCTCTCTCATTGGATCCTGTCAAGTTAGACTCAAGTTCAGATGCTTCTGATAATGGGAAAACAGACAGTCCCTTATCCCATGGCATAGAACCAGAAATTGTCTCAGAACGCCATATGGCAGTGACTGCTAGTACCACCAATTCTACTGATGTTGTAGATCAAGTATAA